A genome region from Indicator indicator isolate 239-I01 chromosome 31, UM_Iind_1.1, whole genome shotgun sequence includes the following:
- the SNAI2 gene encoding zinc finger protein SNAI2 → MPRSFLVKKHFNSSKKPNYSELDTHTVIISPYLYESYPVPIIPQPEILSSVAYNPITVWTTTGLLPSPLPSDLSPLSGYPSSLGRVSPPPPSDTSSKDHSGSESPISDEEERIQSKLSDPHAIEAEKFQCSLCNKTYSTFSGLAKHKQLHCDAQSRKSFSCKYCDKEYVSLGALKMHIRTHTLPCVCKICGKAFSRPWLLQGHIRTHTGEKPFSCPHCNRAFADRSNLRAHLQTHSDVKKYQCKNCSKTFSRMSLLHKHEESGCCVAH, encoded by the exons ATGCCACGCTCCTTCCTGGTCAAGAAACATTTCAATTCATCCAAAAAGCCGAACTACAGCGAGCTGGACACTCATACAG tGATTATATCCCCATACCTGTATGAAAGCTATCCAGTCCCTATCATACCACAACCAGAGATCCTGAGCTCAGTAGCTTACAATCCCATTACCGTGTGGACTACAACCGGGCTGCTACCATCTCCATTACCCAGCGACCTCTCTCCGCTTTCTGGATACCCCTCGTCTTTGGGAAGAGTCAGCCCACCTCCGCCTTCTGACACCTCCTCCAAAGATCACAGTGGTTCAGAAAGTCCCATTAGTGATGAAGAAGAGAGAATCCAGTCCAAGCTTTCAGACCCCCATGCAATCGAAGCTGAAAAGTTTCAGTGCAGTTTATGCAACAAGACCTATTCAACTTTCTCTGGGTTGGCCAAACACAAGCAGCTGCACTGTGATGCCCAGTCTAGGAAATCATTCAGCTGCAAGTACTGTGACAAGGAGTATGTCAGTCTGGGAGCACTTAAGATGCACATCAGGACCCACACACTACCTTGTGTCTGCAAGATCTGCGGCAAGGCTTTCTCCAGACCCTGGCTACTTCAAGGACACATTAGAACTCACACTG GGGAGAAGCCGTTTTCCTGTCCTCACTGCAACAGGGCTTTTGCAGACAGATCCAATCTGAGGGCTCATCTGCAGACCCACTCAGATGTGAAGAAATACCAGTGCAAAAATTGCTCCAAAACTTTCTCCAGAATGTCTCTTCTGCACAAACATGAGGAATCTGGCTGCTGTGTAGCGCACTGA